One region of Flavobacterium sp. GSB-24 genomic DNA includes:
- a CDS encoding NADH-quinone oxidoreductase subunit N has protein sequence MNTLIAITGLGIFCLLFEILNLRKAIVPITIVGLLGVLALNFYEFGTEQSYYNNMIAVSKFSTAFSSLFIVLTIFLVALSHNFYHKHPSKISDFVAIKVFLLAGAVAMVSFGNLAMFFLGIEILSIALYVLAASERLNLKSNEAGMKYFLMGSFASGIILFGICLIYGAMGSFDISEIHESALSAELPIWFPIGMILMVVGMLFKVAAVPFHFWAPDVYEGSPALTTALMSTLAKVVAIATLFKLIAGMNFISSLENQDLLHTFEVIVVIISIASMSVGNIMALRQVNVKRMLAFSGISHAGFMLMTLLTVSASAGVLLYYTAAYALAGIAAFSVILYVCRDHDNEDITNFHGLGKTNPLLAAILTASLLSMAGIPIFSGFFAKLFLFNQTIQAGYIGLVIVAVINSIISVGYYFKLIIAMYSKEPNQERTGKPFLIYAVAVVSIVLNIALGLFPSLVLDLLN, from the coding sequence ATGAATACATTAATAGCTATAACAGGATTGGGTATTTTCTGCCTATTGTTTGAAATTCTTAATTTAAGAAAAGCCATCGTTCCTATTACCATTGTTGGTTTATTAGGTGTCTTGGCTCTTAATTTCTACGAATTTGGAACTGAACAAAGTTATTACAACAATATGATAGCAGTGTCAAAGTTCTCTACAGCTTTTTCATCGTTATTCATCGTTTTGACGATTTTCCTTGTAGCATTAAGCCATAATTTTTATCACAAACATCCATCAAAAATTTCAGATTTCGTGGCAATTAAAGTATTCTTACTTGCCGGAGCTGTTGCAATGGTTTCTTTTGGAAACTTAGCAATGTTCTTTCTAGGTATTGAAATCTTATCAATCGCTTTATATGTTTTAGCGGCCAGCGAACGTTTAAATTTAAAAAGTAACGAAGCGGGAATGAAATATTTCTTAATGGGATCATTTGCTTCAGGTATTATTTTATTTGGAATTTGTTTGATTTATGGAGCAATGGGAAGTTTTGACATCAGTGAAATACACGAAAGTGCATTGTCTGCAGAATTACCAATCTGGTTTCCTATCGGAATGATTTTAATGGTAGTTGGAATGTTGTTTAAGGTTGCTGCAGTTCCTTTCCATTTCTGGGCTCCAGATGTTTACGAAGGTTCTCCAGCTTTAACAACAGCTTTGATGAGTACATTGGCAAAAGTGGTCGCAATTGCAACCTTATTCAAATTAATTGCTGGTATGAATTTCATTTCTTCATTAGAAAACCAAGATCTTTTACATACGTTTGAAGTTATAGTGGTTATCATTTCAATCGCTTCAATGTCTGTTGGTAACATTATGGCACTGAGACAAGTGAACGTTAAACGTATGCTTGCTTTTTCTGGAATTTCTCATGCTGGTTTCATGTTAATGACATTATTAACTGTTTCTGCTTCTGCTGGTGTTTTATTATATTACACTGCAGCTTATGCTTTGGCCGGGATCGCTGCTTTCAGTGTTATCTTATATGTATGCAGAGATCATGACAATGAAGACATTACAAACTTTCATGGTTTAGGAAAAACAAATCCGTTATTGGCTGCTATTCTTACAGCTTCATTATTATCAATGGCTGGAATCCCGATTTTCTCAGGATTCTTTGCGAAGTTGTTCTTATTCAATCAAACTATCCAAGCAGGATATATTGGTTTAGTAATTGTTGCTGTAATCAATTCTATTATAAGTGTTGGATATTATTTCAAACTAATTATAGCAATG
- a CDS encoding NADH-quinone oxidoreductase subunit M, translating to MNVSTILIILLIGAFATYFSGDKLASKVALLFSLAALGCSIVLLNNFSAGENISVINSWITQPKISFALNADGLGLAMVLLTAALTPIIIFSSFGNEYKNAKGFYALILFMAFAMTGTFLAADGLLYYIFWELALIPIYFIALIWGNGDAEERRKAVVKFFIYTLAGSLFMLTAFIYLYQKAGSFLIEDLYKVELSACEQFWIFLAFFLAYAIKIPIIPFHTWQANVYQKAPTVGTMLLSGIMLKMGLYSVIRWQLPLTPIAAKEYMYIFIGLGIAGVIYGSIVALRQKDLKKLLAYSSLAHVGLIAAGSYTLTLDGLRGAVLQMIAHGFVVVGLFFAAEVIYRRFETREIGEMGGIRTQSPKFTSMFLILVLASVALPSTFNFVGEFTVLYSLSQINIWFAILGGTTIILGAYYMLRMFQHVMLGETNSKTFADVSLNEGISFAVIIAVLLFFGFYPKPITDLITPSLETILQVINKN from the coding sequence ATGAACGTTTCTACTATATTAATTATACTTTTAATTGGTGCATTTGCCACTTATTTTTCTGGTGACAAACTAGCTTCGAAAGTTGCTTTACTTTTTAGTTTAGCCGCTTTAGGATGTTCAATTGTATTATTGAATAATTTTTCTGCTGGTGAAAATATCAGCGTAATCAACAGCTGGATTACACAGCCAAAAATTTCATTTGCTTTAAATGCTGACGGACTTGGACTTGCAATGGTTTTACTAACTGCCGCTTTAACTCCGATTATCATATTTTCTTCTTTCGGAAATGAATATAAAAATGCTAAAGGTTTTTATGCATTGATCTTATTTATGGCTTTTGCAATGACTGGAACTTTCTTAGCTGCTGATGGTCTTTTATATTATATTTTCTGGGAGTTAGCTCTTATTCCAATCTACTTTATTGCTTTAATTTGGGGTAATGGGGATGCTGAAGAACGCAGAAAAGCTGTGGTTAAATTCTTTATTTACACCCTTGCTGGTTCATTATTCATGTTAACTGCCTTCATTTATTTATATCAAAAAGCTGGTTCTTTCTTAATTGAAGATTTATATAAAGTAGAGTTATCTGCTTGCGAACAGTTCTGGATTTTCTTGGCTTTCTTCTTAGCTTATGCTATCAAAATTCCAATTATTCCGTTTCACACTTGGCAGGCAAATGTTTACCAAAAAGCACCAACTGTTGGAACAATGCTTTTATCTGGTATCATGCTAAAAATGGGATTGTACAGTGTAATTCGCTGGCAATTGCCTCTTACGCCGATTGCTGCTAAAGAATACATGTATATCTTTATTGGTTTAGGAATTGCAGGTGTAATCTACGGTTCGATCGTTGCATTGAGACAAAAAGATTTGAAGAAATTATTAGCTTATTCTTCTCTTGCTCACGTTGGACTAATTGCTGCAGGATCTTATACTTTAACTCTTGATGGTTTAAGAGGTGCTGTTTTGCAAATGATCGCTCACGGTTTTGTGGTAGTTGGATTATTCTTTGCTGCTGAAGTAATCTACAGAAGATTTGAAACTAGAGAAATTGGAGAAATGGGCGGTATCCGTACGCAGTCTCCAAAATTTACTTCAATGTTTTTAATCTTAGTATTAGCTTCTGTTGCATTGCCGAGTACTTTTAACTTTGTTGGAGAATTTACAGTTTTATACAGTTTATCTCAAATCAATATTTGGTTTGCAATTTTGGGAGGAACTACAATTATTTTGGGAGCTTATTATATGTTGAGAATGTTCCAGCATGTAATGTTAGGCGAAACCAATTCTAAAACTTTTGCAGATGTTTCTTTGAACGAAGGAATTTCATTTGCAGTAATAATTGCTGTTTTATTGTTCTTCGGATTTTATCCAAAACCAATTACAGATTTGATTACACCAAGCTTGGAAACGATTTTACAAGTTATCAATAAGAACTAA